The following coding sequences are from one Leptospira mayottensis 200901116 window:
- a CDS encoding MFS transporter, with product MTLGFRKNIFRNFQLETKRQAMQNIKRAPFREILGWCMFDFANSSYTTVIISVTYGIIFSQLVVPSSSNEENPFEYGNLLWSMALAISYLLVVITGPIFGAITDYSARKKQFLFYSYIFCIISTGALWFVITPGQYLLAFILIIFSNFFFASGENFASSFLPYLGPKEDLGKISGYAWGIGYFGGIAAVALVNTLGPKTIANFNSLRLVGPYTAFFFLFAGIPTFLLLREYTAGKEKPEGLSYLKIGIERVTSTMKEIHKFRDMALYLVSLFFAMAALGIVISFAFIYGAQEIKTEEKHEIAMFLLIQLFAAIGAIVFGYIQDKMGAKKTFNITLFLWIICLLLIYWVKDLTAFLIEIGIPTTQQWVFVGTTVFAGTGLGATQSASRAIIGLFAPESKSGEFFGLWGLSGKIAGAFGLVAVGGLQVLFDLRNSFLVVSVFFIVSLLINFLVDEKRGIQAAIDYQET from the coding sequence TTGACACTCGGTTTTCGAAAAAATATCTTTCGAAATTTCCAGTTAGAAACAAAAAGGCAAGCTATGCAGAATATCAAAAGAGCCCCATTTCGAGAAATTCTCGGTTGGTGCATGTTCGATTTTGCGAACTCATCTTATACTACCGTCATTATCAGCGTAACATACGGAATTATTTTCAGTCAATTGGTAGTTCCCTCCTCCTCAAATGAGGAAAATCCGTTTGAATACGGAAATCTCCTTTGGTCGATGGCTCTTGCAATTTCTTATCTTCTTGTAGTCATAACGGGACCCATTTTTGGGGCAATTACCGACTATTCCGCACGTAAAAAGCAGTTCCTATTTTACAGCTATATCTTTTGCATTATTTCAACGGGCGCCCTCTGGTTCGTAATTACTCCCGGGCAATATCTATTGGCCTTCATTCTCATCATTTTTTCCAATTTCTTTTTTGCCTCAGGAGAAAACTTTGCCTCCAGCTTTCTTCCCTACTTAGGACCGAAAGAAGATCTCGGCAAAATTTCAGGTTACGCTTGGGGAATCGGATACTTCGGCGGAATCGCTGCCGTAGCATTAGTCAATACTTTAGGTCCTAAGACCATAGCAAATTTCAATAGTCTCCGTTTGGTCGGTCCTTATACCGCATTTTTCTTTTTATTTGCGGGAATTCCTACCTTTCTTCTTTTGAGAGAATATACCGCAGGAAAAGAAAAACCGGAAGGACTTTCCTATCTCAAAATCGGAATCGAAAGAGTAACTTCCACAATGAAAGAAATTCACAAGTTCCGCGATATGGCTTTATATCTTGTGTCTCTGTTTTTTGCGATGGCCGCACTTGGAATTGTAATCAGTTTTGCTTTTATTTACGGTGCACAGGAGATCAAAACGGAAGAAAAACATGAGATCGCAATGTTTTTATTGATCCAACTTTTTGCCGCAATCGGAGCAATTGTATTCGGTTATATTCAAGATAAAATGGGTGCGAAGAAAACCTTCAATATTACACTTTTCTTATGGATTATTTGCTTGTTACTAATCTATTGGGTGAAAGACCTAACCGCATTTTTAATCGAAATCGGGATTCCGACCACACAACAATGGGTGTTCGTAGGAACGACGGTATTTGCCGGAACCGGGCTCGGAGCCACACAATCTGCAAGTCGTGCGATCATAGGTCTTTTTGCCCCGGAATCCAAATCGGGAGAATTTTTCGGTCTTTGGGGTTTGTCCGGAAAGATAGCCGGAGCATTTGGTCTCGTCGCAGTCGGGGGATTGCAAGTTCTTTTCGATTTAAGAAATTCCTTTTTAGTAGTTTCCGTTTTTTTTATCGTCTCTCTTCTCATCAACTTTCTCGTAGATGAAAAAAGAGGAATTCAAGCTGCTATCGATTATCAGGAAACTTAG
- a CDS encoding (2Fe-2S)-binding protein, with translation MDSSFFSQVDLCQLMRPRKVCVCNQVSEEEILMSIRNGNDTLQKLMDDTGASTGCGTCMNSIRKILARELNVPRI, from the coding sequence ATGGATTCCTCTTTTTTTAGTCAAGTAGACCTATGTCAACTCATGCGTCCTCGTAAAGTTTGTGTATGCAATCAAGTATCTGAGGAAGAAATTCTAATGTCGATTCGAAATGGAAACGATACCTTGCAAAAGCTCATGGATGATACCGGGGCTTCTACTGGTTGTGGAACCTGTATGAATTCGATCCGTAAAATTTTAGCTCGAGAACTGAACGTTCCGAGGATATGA
- a CDS encoding RibD family protein: protein MTSLPNVSINMAMTLDGKVSRPDKRWYGLSSKNDKKRMDEIRSKADALILGKNSIINDDPVIHLRYVKDVKDPRPVILLRSGTLPEDKKVFRFSKQSPLIFCLNENYSSVLNNLCSVAEIISLPGNDLSPLEVLKVLSQMGYREILLEGGPSLNDSFFRLELISRIYLTIVPFLIGQKDLPSITGGLKEYLNFDRKKWDLISSEVLENEVFLIYQKSSEF, encoded by the coding sequence ATGACTTCACTTCCTAACGTATCAATCAATATGGCGATGACCCTCGACGGGAAAGTTTCTCGTCCCGATAAAAGGTGGTACGGACTTTCTTCCAAAAACGATAAAAAGAGAATGGATGAGATTCGTTCCAAGGCGGACGCTTTAATTCTTGGGAAAAATTCTATTATCAACGATGATCCAGTCATTCATCTTCGTTACGTTAAAGACGTTAAAGACCCGCGTCCTGTGATTCTTCTCAGATCTGGAACTCTTCCGGAAGATAAAAAAGTATTCCGTTTTTCTAAACAATCTCCGTTGATTTTTTGTCTGAATGAGAATTATTCTTCTGTACTAAATAATCTTTGTTCTGTTGCGGAAATTATTTCTCTTCCTGGAAACGATTTGAGCCCTCTGGAGGTTCTTAAGGTTCTCTCTCAAATGGGTTATCGAGAGATTCTTTTAGAAGGGGGGCCCTCTCTTAATGATTCCTTTTTTCGATTGGAACTTATCTCAAGAATTTATCTCACAATCGTTCCTTTTCTAATCGGGCAAAAGGATCTTCCTTCGATCACTGGCGGGCTTAAGGAGTATTTGAATTTTGATCGAAAAAAATGGGATCTAATTTCTTCTGAAGTATTAGAAAATGAAGTTTTTCTAATATATCAAAAATCTTCGGAGTTCTAA
- a CDS encoding biosynthetic peptidoglycan transglycosylase yields the protein MGQKELFYAFCLRILPIFFVFVLIYEQFFPERKILVQQDRLVYLPDQKESVPLELEWIRLSEIPEEWILYTVQVEDKRFYFHKGYSISDIHSTFISSVLFFRKMRGASTITQQLARTLFLSREKSLSRKWKEIQIASALEDELGKNMVLEYYLNCVYWGRGMNGLNWASRYYFKKKPIDLDTNQFKALIQILKRPDAYTREEVISLSRIL from the coding sequence ATGGGACAAAAGGAATTATTTTACGCTTTTTGTTTGAGAATTCTCCCGATTTTTTTTGTATTTGTTTTAATTTATGAACAATTTTTTCCGGAAAGAAAAATTTTGGTACAACAGGATCGATTGGTCTATTTGCCGGATCAAAAAGAATCGGTTCCGCTCGAACTGGAATGGATTCGGCTTTCGGAAATTCCCGAAGAATGGATTTTATATACCGTTCAGGTAGAGGATAAAAGGTTTTATTTCCACAAAGGGTATTCCATTTCGGATATTCATTCTACGTTTATTTCTTCCGTCTTATTTTTTCGAAAAATGAGAGGCGCAAGCACGATCACTCAACAATTGGCCCGAACGCTTTTTTTGTCTAGGGAAAAATCTTTATCTAGAAAATGGAAAGAAATTCAGATCGCTTCTGCATTGGAAGACGAGCTCGGAAAGAACATGGTTTTGGAATATTACCTCAATTGCGTTTATTGGGGTAGGGGAATGAACGGTTTGAATTGGGCGTCTCGATATTATTTTAAAAAAAAGCCGATCGATTTGGACACAAATCAATTTAAAGCATTGATTCAAATTTTAAAAAGACCTGATGCCTATACTCGAGAAGAAGTGATTTCACTTTCGAGAATATTGTAA
- a CDS encoding SpoIIE family protein phosphatase produces MRPNENFFYDRFLWLVILFISTPVFAFPINLTEDWKLASGRNLDTSVEDISWKKLKSLPIPKEAVQSFPLTRDTIYTLTLLKTFEISTQEVQELALDGLSIHFPFLSNVYEVFFNGKKIGEGGSILNGRIVRNGFKRHVILPIPENKVKIGTNEIRVILSWNPGEELDVYASFDSAPLVVDLQSQNLSILSERPRLILSFLYLFVGFYHFLFYFKRPKQKYDLFFGLFSMFFSVYIYLRSNAVYELGLDPLLQMKLEYMVIFNITAFFLLFLDTFFESKVSFVSRFYQFFALILTSLIPFSSRAVCLFLLQIWQLSVFVFALYSLLIMIRALIRKNRDSIRLITGFIILLVSAIVDLLGSMRLVSGLENYGLLKYGFFVFELGIVFILANRFLRVHNQVEELNLNLDRKVKERTSRLQDTLNQIRELKIHQDGDYFLTSLILDPLNRYNVRNDFIVVEGFSRQKKRFEFKQWKKEIGGDIVIADEVVLKDRKYLVFVNGDAMGKSIQGASGALVLGVVFRSFVSRTKTVSSYYSQPPELWLNECFLELQNIFEAFDGSMLVSVVLGLVDLKSGILFFLNAEHPPTVLYRNGIASFIEDKLELRKIGITGLESKMKVKTFFLEKGDSIFVGSDGRDDLLLGIDPEGIPMINEDEFQFLKRVEESEGDLDLLVKGIQNYGELTDDLSIVKLSYLKEPVRLESISNNNLSFKFPDETYFKYLQPENRENTIYHLENLTSKISNETIPPVFKKELAKLYYKAGKYEEALSLFEELISEFPEDVEIIFNASLIHKRFERFHQAIELGERVLLREPEFLDNIVHLAESYLIVRKREAALKLLEKVDRLDPNNSNAKKIRIQLDSSIPDHRNG; encoded by the coding sequence ATGAGACCAAATGAAAATTTTTTTTACGATCGATTTCTTTGGCTTGTTATATTGTTTATATCCACTCCGGTTTTTGCATTTCCGATTAATCTCACAGAAGATTGGAAACTCGCTTCTGGAAGAAATCTAGATACTTCGGTCGAAGACATCTCCTGGAAAAAATTAAAATCCCTTCCGATTCCAAAAGAGGCGGTTCAATCTTTCCCTTTGACGAGAGATACAATTTATACTTTAACTTTATTGAAAACTTTTGAAATTTCCACACAGGAAGTTCAAGAACTTGCTTTGGACGGACTTTCGATTCATTTCCCTTTCTTGTCAAATGTCTACGAAGTTTTCTTTAACGGAAAGAAAATCGGCGAGGGAGGTTCCATTTTAAATGGAAGGATCGTTAGGAATGGATTTAAGAGGCATGTAATTCTTCCGATTCCCGAGAATAAAGTGAAGATCGGTACCAATGAAATCAGAGTAATTTTGTCGTGGAATCCGGGTGAGGAATTAGATGTATATGCGAGTTTTGATTCCGCGCCTCTTGTGGTGGATTTGCAATCTCAGAACCTATCGATTTTGTCTGAACGTCCTAGACTAATACTGTCGTTCTTATATCTATTCGTCGGATTTTACCACTTCTTGTTTTATTTTAAACGTCCCAAGCAAAAGTACGATCTGTTCTTCGGATTGTTTTCGATGTTTTTTTCGGTTTATATTTACCTTAGAAGTAACGCCGTCTACGAGCTCGGTTTAGATCCGCTTTTACAGATGAAGTTGGAATATATGGTAATTTTCAACATAACGGCTTTCTTTCTTTTGTTTCTAGATACGTTTTTTGAATCGAAGGTAAGTTTCGTCTCTCGATTCTATCAGTTTTTCGCGCTTATACTTACGTCTTTAATCCCTTTTTCAAGTAGAGCTGTTTGTTTATTTCTTTTGCAGATCTGGCAACTTTCCGTTTTTGTATTTGCTTTGTATTCTCTCCTCATCATGATACGGGCTTTGATTCGGAAAAATCGGGATTCCATTCGTTTGATTACGGGTTTTATCATTCTTTTAGTTTCGGCAATTGTCGATCTCTTAGGTTCGATGCGATTGGTTTCTGGTTTAGAAAATTATGGACTTCTAAAGTATGGTTTTTTTGTGTTCGAACTCGGAATTGTGTTCATTTTGGCGAATCGGTTTTTGAGAGTTCATAACCAGGTGGAAGAATTGAATTTAAACCTGGACCGAAAAGTAAAAGAAAGAACAAGTCGGTTGCAAGACACATTAAATCAAATTCGGGAGCTTAAGATTCATCAGGACGGGGATTATTTTTTAACCTCTCTTATTCTGGACCCTTTAAATAGATATAATGTTCGAAATGATTTCATCGTCGTGGAAGGTTTCAGTCGTCAAAAAAAAAGATTCGAATTTAAACAGTGGAAAAAAGAAATCGGCGGAGACATTGTTATCGCCGATGAGGTCGTTTTAAAAGATAGAAAGTATCTCGTTTTTGTAAACGGTGATGCGATGGGAAAATCCATTCAAGGAGCTAGCGGAGCCTTAGTTTTAGGAGTTGTATTTCGTTCTTTCGTGTCTAGAACGAAAACTGTTTCTTCCTATTATTCCCAACCTCCCGAGCTATGGCTCAATGAATGCTTTTTGGAACTTCAGAATATTTTTGAGGCTTTTGACGGATCGATGTTAGTTTCTGTCGTACTGGGTTTAGTGGATTTGAAATCCGGGATTCTGTTTTTTCTAAATGCAGAGCATCCTCCGACGGTTCTTTACAGAAACGGAATCGCTTCCTTCATTGAGGATAAATTAGAACTACGTAAAATAGGGATTACCGGCTTAGAAAGTAAGATGAAAGTAAAGACCTTTTTTCTTGAAAAAGGAGATTCTATTTTTGTCGGTTCGGATGGAAGGGACGATCTTTTATTGGGAATCGATCCAGAAGGGATTCCTATGATCAACGAAGACGAATTTCAATTCTTAAAAAGGGTGGAAGAATCCGAAGGCGATCTTGATTTGCTAGTTAAGGGAATCCAAAATTACGGAGAGTTAACGGACGATTTGAGTATCGTCAAATTATCCTATCTCAAAGAGCCTGTTCGTTTGGAATCCATTTCTAATAATAACCTTTCTTTTAAATTTCCGGACGAAACGTATTTTAAATATCTTCAACCCGAAAATCGGGAAAACACGATTTATCACCTTGAGAATCTAACAAGTAAGATTTCTAACGAAACGATACCTCCCGTTTTTAAAAAAGAACTGGCTAAACTATATTATAAAGCCGGAAAATATGAAGAAGCTCTATCTTTGTTTGAAGAGTTAATTTCGGAGTTTCCGGAAGATGTGGAAATAATATTTAACGCTTCTTTGATTCACAAAAGATTTGAACGCTTTCATCAGGCGATTGAGTTAGGTGAGAGAGTTTTATTAAGAGAACCGGAATTCCTGGACAACATTGTGCATCTTGCGGAATCTTATCTTATAGTCCGCAAAAGGGAAGCGGCCCTTAAGTTGTTGGAAAAAGTCGACCGATTGGATCCAAACAATTCTAATGCGAAGAAGATCAGGATTCAATTAGATTCTTCGATTCCAGATCATCGAAATGGATAG
- a CDS encoding 2-dehydropantoate 2-reductase, translated as MSLSFAVLGSGSIGTYIGCRLSAAGNVVTLYGRERIRNELKTFGAKITDYTGKEILLPPGSISFSTSLSSVSDADVFLVTVKSKDTKDLAGELKGILEKRQSKHSISYSIPIIVSFQNGVRNAEILKKGLEGIPVEVLGGMVPFNVVSKGNGHFHRGTSGNLVIEHSKSSRSLKRIFNQAGLPTNTHKSIGGILWGKLIFNLNNSLNALSGLTLKTEISKLGYRKILSKLMKESLDILRLAEIRPIRSGKMIPSLAPTILNLPDFLFFKIASSMVKIDPEARSSMWEDLVQKRSTEIDSLNGEVVKLADVMGHPAPLNREIIRLIKEAESNPEILNMSLEDLAEKLNIKLN; from the coding sequence ATGAGTCTTTCTTTTGCAGTTTTAGGTTCCGGAAGTATCGGGACATATATTGGTTGTAGGTTGTCGGCGGCGGGAAATGTAGTGACGCTTTACGGTAGGGAAAGAATTCGGAATGAACTGAAGACTTTCGGCGCGAAAATCACCGATTATACGGGTAAAGAGATTTTACTCCCTCCCGGTTCGATTTCTTTTTCCACGTCCCTTTCGAGTGTCTCAGATGCGGACGTTTTTTTGGTTACTGTAAAGTCCAAGGACACCAAGGACCTTGCCGGGGAACTCAAAGGAATTCTTGAAAAAAGGCAAAGTAAACATTCTATTTCGTATTCAATTCCGATTATAGTCAGTTTTCAAAACGGAGTTCGAAATGCTGAAATTTTAAAAAAAGGGCTCGAAGGTATTCCTGTGGAAGTTTTAGGGGGAATGGTTCCCTTCAACGTTGTTTCCAAAGGAAATGGTCATTTTCACAGAGGTACGAGCGGAAATCTCGTGATCGAACATTCCAAATCTTCTCGTTCTCTGAAGAGGATTTTTAACCAGGCTGGACTTCCGACCAACACTCATAAAAGTATAGGAGGAATTCTTTGGGGCAAACTCATCTTCAATTTAAATAATTCCTTGAATGCACTTTCGGGACTCACCCTAAAGACCGAAATATCAAAACTGGGTTATCGAAAAATTCTTTCTAAATTGATGAAAGAGTCCCTTGATATTCTAAGACTTGCTGAAATTAGGCCGATTCGTTCCGGAAAGATGATTCCAAGTTTGGCCCCGACCATTTTGAATCTCCCGGATTTTCTGTTTTTCAAAATCGCCTCCAGCATGGTAAAAATCGATCCAGAGGCAAGATCTTCTATGTGGGAAGATCTGGTTCAAAAAAGATCGACTGAAATCGATTCTTTGAACGGGGAAGTGGTTAAACTCGCGGACGTGATGGGACATCCTGCTCCTTTAAATCGGGAAATTATAAGATTGATTAAAGAAGCGGAATCGAATCCTGAAATTTTAAATATGAGCCTGGAAGATTTAGCTGAAAAACTGAATATCAAATTGAATTAA
- a CDS encoding DUF2062 domain-containing protein: MIKAVYRFFHQQVIVPFQKSHAPVQEVCLGTSIGLFWSLTPLVGIQMYLGLITWVLLGLIRIRFYMPISIAMIWITNPVTFPFFYYIFYITGVAAYNVLGWNISAMNFARISEVINHSNSLGFYEGLKYWSTFLINDMGPPTFLGSFLIGVPSAIVGYPLTKVLLNGFRKKQAAKEGISLKEWEEKYVRKEANKNVSIWNILKN; this comes from the coding sequence ATGATAAAAGCAGTATATAGATTCTTTCATCAACAAGTCATAGTTCCGTTTCAAAAATCGCACGCTCCCGTTCAAGAAGTATGTTTAGGTACGTCCATCGGACTTTTTTGGTCACTTACACCTTTGGTCGGAATTCAGATGTATCTTGGGTTAATTACCTGGGTGCTTTTAGGATTGATCCGAATCCGTTTTTATATGCCGATTTCTATCGCCATGATCTGGATCACAAACCCGGTTACTTTTCCTTTTTTTTATTACATCTTTTACATCACAGGAGTTGCCGCGTACAACGTGTTAGGTTGGAATATATCCGCTATGAATTTTGCAAGAATTTCGGAAGTCATCAATCATTCCAACTCCTTGGGATTCTACGAAGGTTTAAAATATTGGAGTACATTTTTGATAAACGACATGGGACCGCCTACGTTTTTGGGCAGTTTTTTAATTGGAGTTCCGTCTGCGATCGTCGGTTATCCGCTTACGAAAGTTCTTCTCAACGGGTTTCGTAAAAAACAGGCTGCAAAAGAGGGGATCAGCCTGAAAGAATGGGAAGAAAAATATGTCCGAAAAGAAGCGAACAAAAATGTATCAATTTGGAATATTCTAAAAAATTAA
- a CDS encoding tetratricopeptide repeat protein produces MNRFNIRLKILLNTFFVAIELFFSIVNCNKKESIPILEIRDLTEKENLVEALQKAEENLKLKGNTAELLYIRGWIRYLQKNQIAAMNDFKKCLALDSKSLDCKRGLGLIYESNKEYKEAATTYQEALILAKKKGPDFEALIHENIGSLYLRQNLRKESLSEFQNAISLSDKGDAYYGFSLCLIMEGNWEEAISYLEKGVSKSFRAKAFQSESHFLLSKFYFEKKKDPVKAEAEIKKAIEIFPLHKEYLDALQTYMGERIKSNL; encoded by the coding sequence ATGAACAGATTCAATATCCGCTTAAAAATTCTTTTGAATACCTTCTTTGTCGCGATTGAATTATTTTTTTCGATCGTAAATTGCAATAAAAAAGAATCAATCCCCATCTTGGAAATTCGGGATCTTACCGAAAAAGAAAATCTCGTGGAAGCACTTCAAAAAGCGGAAGAAAATCTGAAGCTCAAAGGAAATACCGCCGAATTACTTTACATTCGCGGTTGGATTCGTTACCTTCAAAAGAATCAAATCGCGGCGATGAACGATTTCAAAAAATGTCTTGCCCTCGATTCTAAATCCTTGGATTGCAAAAGAGGGCTTGGTCTTATATACGAATCCAACAAAGAATACAAAGAAGCAGCGACCACCTACCAAGAGGCCCTCATACTCGCAAAGAAAAAAGGACCGGACTTTGAAGCGCTTATTCATGAGAATATCGGAAGCCTTTACCTCAGACAAAATTTGAGAAAAGAAAGTTTAAGCGAATTTCAAAACGCGATTTCCCTTTCCGATAAAGGAGATGCATACTACGGTTTTAGTTTGTGCCTGATCATGGAAGGAAACTGGGAAGAAGCAATTTCCTATTTGGAAAAAGGGGTTTCCAAATCGTTTCGCGCCAAGGCGTTTCAATCCGAATCTCATTTCCTATTGTCCAAGTTCTATTTTGAAAAGAAAAAAGATCCTGTAAAAGCGGAAGCGGAAATCAAAAAAGCAATCGAGATTTTCCCTCTTCATAAGGAATACTTGGATGCATTGCAAACTTATATGGGGGAAAGAATTAAATCCAATCTCTGA
- a CDS encoding SpoIIE family protein phosphatase, with protein sequence MQFSKIFFFLIGPFALIILVMISSPWQTGDGLKAYQGKIDLRGIQNPDSGMIKLSGEWEFNWLQEPDDGIENHSKGFIEVPGSWTNEFKNYRTYPKFGYATYGLKVFLPEVWKKKILAISLGAIASAYRIKINGQIIGECGVPGIDADSTISRVEPKEFLFFADQNEIQIEIFTSNYSSTIPGVLLPISIGPSDSAGVSKVGTLFFDIFSFSSLLIMGIYHIFQYLYLRSSISPLYFGMYSLVICLRSSLINSKILMLFFPQIPWPWINKLNHLTLSMGVPFFLLFFSSLFAPYVDRKLINAGVIFSILFSVVTLFGNMQFNNQNILIYHYFILITICYLFYAILKIDFDKERNYAYILYGSGILFIAVLVDLFYVRILKTGSIQTSHYALVFFVFLQSLLLASERSRKFAETRELALNLRTSNLELFEMKEQLVQKIEDRTRVLNDNIVQINRELEIAQNVQRKILTPLDRNISGIRFYYEYMPLEKVGGDFLDISEILPGKVRVLIADAVGHGVQASLMTMALKTEYEELKNLENPAQILKELNSRFLKKFDSLESIFPCMIGDIDTKKEEFTYASAGHPDQIFQPPGEFPSLLQKTGPILGLFESLEIVSKTVLFPTGSRLLLFSDGLIENRMKDSLNTKQHNMELIAKALHEGKKSELNVLIQELIKIEELTRGENPRYDDITIIAVESYSLKRV encoded by the coding sequence ATGCAATTTTCAAAAATATTTTTTTTCTTAATTGGTCCGTTTGCACTTATTATTCTTGTCATGATTTCTTCTCCTTGGCAGACGGGAGATGGACTCAAGGCCTATCAAGGAAAAATCGATCTTAGAGGAATACAAAATCCCGATTCCGGGATGATAAAACTCAGCGGAGAATGGGAATTTAATTGGCTTCAAGAACCGGATGATGGAATTGAAAATCATTCCAAAGGATTTATTGAAGTTCCCGGTTCTTGGACTAACGAATTCAAAAATTATCGAACTTATCCTAAGTTTGGTTATGCGACGTATGGGCTTAAGGTTTTTCTTCCGGAAGTTTGGAAAAAGAAAATTCTTGCCATATCCTTAGGAGCGATTGCTTCCGCGTATCGAATTAAAATCAACGGTCAGATCATCGGAGAATGTGGAGTACCCGGTATCGACGCCGATTCTACAATTTCAAGAGTCGAGCCGAAAGAATTTTTATTTTTTGCGGACCAAAATGAAATACAAATCGAAATTTTCACATCGAACTACAGCTCCACGATCCCCGGAGTTTTACTTCCGATTTCCATAGGACCTTCCGATTCCGCGGGAGTTTCGAAAGTAGGTACTCTGTTTTTTGATATATTCTCTTTCAGCAGTCTCCTAATAATGGGAATTTATCATATATTCCAGTATCTTTATTTAAGAAGTAGCATATCCCCTCTTTATTTCGGAATGTATAGCCTTGTGATCTGCCTCAGATCTTCTTTAATAAATTCTAAAATTTTAATGTTGTTTTTTCCTCAAATTCCTTGGCCTTGGATCAATAAACTCAATCATCTGACTTTGTCGATGGGCGTCCCATTTTTTCTTTTGTTTTTTAGCTCGTTATTTGCTCCGTATGTGGACCGAAAGCTCATCAATGCGGGAGTGATCTTTTCGATTTTATTTTCTGTTGTAACCTTGTTCGGTAACATGCAATTCAATAACCAGAATATTTTAATTTATCATTATTTTATTCTTATTACGATTTGTTATTTGTTTTACGCGATTCTGAAAATCGATTTTGATAAGGAAAGAAATTACGCGTATATCCTCTACGGCTCCGGAATTCTTTTTATCGCGGTTCTTGTGGATCTTTTTTACGTGAGAATTTTGAAAACGGGAAGTATCCAAACCTCACATTATGCTCTCGTCTTTTTCGTATTTCTACAATCGCTTCTTCTCGCTTCTGAAAGATCGAGAAAGTTCGCCGAAACGAGAGAATTGGCTCTCAATCTCAGAACTTCGAATCTGGAGCTTTTCGAGATGAAAGAGCAGTTGGTTCAAAAAATCGAGGATCGAACCCGTGTTTTAAATGATAACATCGTTCAGATCAATCGGGAATTAGAAATCGCGCAGAACGTCCAGAGGAAAATTTTGACTCCCTTGGATCGAAATATTTCCGGAATACGATTTTATTACGAATATATGCCGCTTGAAAAAGTGGGAGGCGACTTTTTGGATATATCCGAAATTCTTCCAGGAAAAGTAAGAGTGCTGATCGCTGATGCGGTCGGCCATGGAGTACAGGCTTCCTTGATGACCATGGCTTTGAAAACGGAGTATGAGGAATTGAAAAATCTGGAAAACCCGGCTCAGATTCTTAAAGAGTTGAATTCCAGATTTTTAAAAAAATTCGATTCTTTGGAAAGTATATTCCCTTGTATGATCGGAGACATAGATACAAAAAAAGAGGAGTTTACCTACGCATCTGCTGGACACCCTGATCAGATTTTTCAACCACCTGGGGAGTTTCCTTCCTTACTTCAAAAGACTGGCCCGATCCTCGGCTTGTTTGAATCTCTCGAAATCGTTTCTAAGACCGTTCTATTCCCGACGGGCTCAAGGCTTTTATTGTTTTCAGATGGACTTATCGAAAATCGTATGAAAGATTCCTTAAATACAAAACAACACAATATGGAACTGATCGCAAAAGCTCTTCACGAAGGAAAAAAAAGTGAACTGAATGTCTTGATTCAAGAACTCATTAAAATAGAAGAGTTAACGCGGGGAGAAAATCCACGCTACGACGATATCACCATCATAGCCGTGGAATCTTATTCGTTGAAAAGAGTTTAA
- a CDS encoding MaoC family dehydratase → MSKIDFDKIEVGQELPSLKTDVITHANLVRYAGASGDFNPIHNDPDFARKTGLDGTIAHGMYVMAQLGRLCTSWADQKQIKEFGVTFKNMTKPGQKLTCIGKVKRKKEENGEKLITVAIEAADDSGEIKCSGEMIVIA, encoded by the coding sequence ATGAGTAAGATTGATTTTGATAAAATCGAGGTCGGACAGGAACTTCCTTCCTTAAAAACGGACGTAATCACTCATGCAAATTTAGTTCGTTACGCAGGTGCATCCGGAGATTTTAATCCGATTCATAATGATCCTGATTTCGCTCGTAAAACGGGACTGGATGGAACCATTGCACATGGTATGTATGTGATGGCTCAACTCGGAAGACTTTGCACTTCTTGGGCGGATCAAAAACAAATCAAAGAGTTCGGGGTTACATTTAAGAACATGACCAAGCCAGGTCAGAAACTTACTTGTATTGGAAAAGTAAAACGTAAGAAAGAGGAAAATGGTGAGAAACTAATTACGGTTGCCATAGAGGCCGCCGATGATTCCGGAGAAATAAAATGCTCCGGCGAGATGATAGTTATTGCTTAA